Proteins found in one Streptomyces sp. NBC_00461 genomic segment:
- the malQ gene encoding 4-alpha-glucanotransferase — protein sequence MAAAAQGSPEPPAEDLSRLAALYGVATSYSPSPDRTVAASATAVTLVLAALGVDTGTPEATRAALADRERELGERLLPPTVVLWSGGTSPALAALPDGTRLRIETEQGETRASAEQLPPGVHRLTATVPDGRTAAAHLVVAPDRLPTPAARSYGLLVQLYSLLSHRSWGMGDLGDLAELAAWAGRALGAGFVQVNPLHAAVPGAPTDPSPYRPSSRRFPDPVHLRVEDIPEYAYVEDRERLRALLGRAAGLRESVLEKGALIDRDAVWALKRQALELIREVEPGPGRRAAYVDFLAEEGEALEDHATWYALAEVHGSDWSRWPVALRDPRSAETARARGELMDRVDFHSWLAWLTDAQLTDAQRAAREAGMTVGIVHDLAVGVHPGGADAWAQQEYFAAGMSVGAPPDAFNARGQDWGLPPWRPDRLAESGYEPYRRLLKALFRYAGALRIDHVMGLFRLWWVPQGHPPTEGTYVRYDAEAMLAVLVLEASRAGAVVIGEDLGTVEPGVRETLRERGVLGTSVLWFERDWDGDGRPLPPERWRADCLATATTHDLPPTAARLTGEHVELRDSLGLLTRPLEEERAEAAADTGEWLGLLARLGLLDGTGGGHGTSEEEAEIQAVHRFLLATPSRMLGVWLPDTLGDRRPQNLPGTWDQYPNWRLPIADAEGRPVTLEELAGSPRLHALIDVLRAGRPE from the coding sequence ATGGCAGCAGCAGCGCAGGGATCGCCCGAGCCGCCCGCCGAGGACCTGTCCCGGCTCGCCGCTCTGTACGGCGTCGCCACCTCCTACAGCCCCTCCCCGGACCGCACGGTCGCGGCCTCGGCCACCGCCGTCACCCTCGTCCTGGCCGCCCTCGGCGTCGACACGGGCACCCCCGAGGCCACCCGTGCCGCACTCGCCGACCGCGAGCGGGAGCTGGGCGAGCGGCTGCTGCCGCCGACGGTGGTGCTCTGGAGCGGCGGTACGTCCCCCGCGCTCGCGGCCCTCCCGGACGGCACCCGGCTGCGCATCGAGACCGAACAGGGCGAGACGCGTGCGTCCGCCGAGCAACTCCCGCCCGGGGTCCACCGGTTGACGGCCACCGTGCCCGACGGCCGTACCGCGGCAGCCCACTTGGTCGTCGCCCCCGACCGGCTGCCCACGCCGGCCGCCCGCTCGTACGGTCTGCTCGTCCAGCTCTACTCCCTGCTCTCGCACCGCTCATGGGGCATGGGCGACCTCGGCGATCTCGCCGAACTCGCCGCCTGGGCCGGGCGTGCCCTCGGCGCGGGCTTCGTCCAGGTCAACCCGCTGCACGCGGCCGTGCCCGGTGCCCCCACCGACCCGTCTCCCTACCGCCCCTCCTCCCGCCGCTTCCCCGACCCCGTGCACCTGCGCGTCGAGGACATCCCCGAGTACGCCTACGTCGAGGACCGCGAGCGTCTGCGCGCGCTGCTCGGGCGCGCCGCCGGACTGCGCGAATCGGTGCTGGAGAAGGGCGCGTTGATCGACCGGGACGCGGTCTGGGCGCTCAAGCGGCAGGCGCTGGAGCTGATCCGCGAGGTGGAGCCGGGGCCCGGTCGGCGTGCCGCGTACGTTGACTTCCTCGCCGAGGAGGGCGAGGCCCTGGAGGACCACGCCACGTGGTACGCCCTCGCCGAGGTGCACGGCTCCGACTGGAGCCGGTGGCCGGTCGCCCTGCGCGACCCCCGGTCGGCCGAGACGGCGCGCGCCCGCGGGGAGTTGATGGACCGGGTCGACTTCCACTCCTGGCTGGCCTGGCTCACCGACGCCCAGCTCACCGACGCCCAGCGCGCCGCGCGCGAGGCCGGGATGACGGTCGGGATCGTGCACGACCTGGCGGTCGGAGTGCATCCCGGGGGCGCCGACGCCTGGGCGCAGCAGGAGTACTTCGCCGCCGGGATGTCGGTGGGCGCGCCACCGGACGCCTTCAACGCGCGCGGCCAGGACTGGGGCCTGCCGCCCTGGAGACCGGACCGCCTCGCCGAGTCCGGCTACGAGCCGTACCGCCGCCTGCTGAAGGCGCTCTTCCGCTACGCCGGCGCCCTGCGCATCGACCACGTCATGGGCCTGTTCCGCCTCTGGTGGGTGCCGCAGGGACACCCGCCGACCGAGGGGACGTACGTCCGCTACGACGCCGAGGCCATGCTCGCCGTCCTCGTGCTGGAGGCCTCGCGCGCCGGAGCCGTCGTCATCGGCGAGGACCTGGGCACGGTCGAGCCCGGCGTACGCGAGACGCTGCGCGAGCGCGGGGTGCTCGGCACGTCCGTCCTGTGGTTCGAACGGGACTGGGACGGCGACGGCCGCCCGCTGCCCCCGGAACGCTGGCGCGCCGACTGTCTGGCCACCGCCACCACCCACGACCTGCCGCCCACCGCCGCGCGCCTCACCGGCGAGCACGTCGAACTCCGCGACAGTCTGGGCCTGTTGACCCGTCCGCTGGAGGAGGAGCGCGCGGAGGCGGCGGCCGACACGGGCGAATGGCTGGGCCTGCTGGCCCGCCTCGGTCTGCTGGACGGCACGGGTGGCGGCCACGGCACGTCGGAGGAGGAGGCCGAGATCCAGGCGGTCCACCGCTTCCTGCTCGCCACCCCGTCGCGCATGCTCGGCGTCTGGCTCCCCGACACGCTCGGCGACCGCCGTCCCCAGAACCTCCCCGGCACCTGGGACCAGTACCCGAACTGGCGACTCCCGATCGCGGACGCGGAGGGCCGCCCGGTGACCCTGGAGGAGCTGGCGGGATCGCCACGCCTGCACGCGTTGATCGATGTGCTGCGGGCGGGGCGGCCGGAGTAG
- a CDS encoding PadR family transcriptional regulator, whose amino-acid sequence MSTRHILLGLLASGSSHGYDLKRRHDERFPQARPLAYGQVYTTLQRLVRDGLAQVEGTDSDGGPERTTYRSTEDGTRELTQWAAEVAPPAPFVTNEIFAKVVVSILSGGDPAGYLAAQRAAHMERMRELTAVKTAGSADLATVLSADYALNHLDADLRWMNTTAARLTTLTAEVDAA is encoded by the coding sequence ATGAGCACCCGCCATATCCTGCTGGGGCTGCTCGCCTCGGGGTCGAGCCATGGCTACGACCTCAAGCGACGCCACGACGAACGTTTTCCGCAGGCCCGTCCACTGGCCTACGGGCAGGTCTACACGACCCTGCAGCGCCTGGTCCGGGACGGCCTCGCCCAGGTCGAGGGCACCGACTCGGACGGCGGCCCGGAGCGGACGACATACCGCTCGACCGAGGACGGAACGCGCGAACTGACCCAGTGGGCCGCGGAGGTCGCCCCGCCCGCACCGTTCGTGACGAACGAGATCTTCGCCAAGGTCGTCGTCTCGATCCTGTCCGGCGGCGACCCGGCCGGCTACCTGGCCGCGCAGCGCGCCGCGCACATGGAGCGGATGCGGGAGCTCACGGCGGTCAAGACCGCCGGGAGTGCCGACCTCGCGACCGTGCTCTCGGCGGACTACGCCCTCAACCACCTCGACGCCGACCTCCGTTGGATGAACACCACGGCGGCCCGGCTCACCACCCTGACCGCGGAGGTCGACGCAGCATGA
- a CDS encoding ABC transporter ATP-binding protein — MSNGDLSNGDGPDSGVPLLAARDLTKAHGRTEALRGASVELRAGEILAVTGASGSGKSTLLHCLAGIVRPDAGAVTYAGQRLDQLPEKRLSELRRTDFGVVFQFGQLIPELTALDNVALPLMLAGTPRAEAQAQAGEWLERFGVRGQEALRPGEMSGGQAQRTALARALVTGPKVVFADEPTGALDSLASEQVMAALVHTARDAGTSVLLITHDAQVAAYADREVRLSDGAVAPAGVAA; from the coding sequence ATGAGCAACGGGGACTTGAGCAACGGGGACGGCCCGGACAGCGGGGTGCCGCTGCTGGCGGCCCGTGACCTCACGAAGGCGCACGGCAGGACCGAGGCCCTGCGCGGCGCCTCGGTCGAGTTGCGGGCCGGCGAGATCCTCGCCGTGACCGGGGCCAGCGGCAGCGGGAAGTCCACGCTGCTGCACTGCCTGGCCGGCATCGTCCGCCCGGACGCGGGCGCGGTGACCTATGCCGGGCAGCGGCTCGACCAGCTGCCGGAGAAGCGGCTGAGCGAGCTGCGCCGCACCGACTTCGGGGTGGTCTTCCAGTTCGGGCAGCTGATTCCCGAGCTGACGGCGCTGGACAATGTCGCGCTGCCGCTGATGCTCGCCGGAACACCGCGCGCCGAGGCGCAGGCGCAGGCCGGCGAGTGGCTGGAGCGGTTCGGCGTACGGGGGCAGGAGGCGCTGCGGCCCGGTGAGATGAGCGGCGGTCAGGCCCAGCGGACGGCGCTGGCGCGGGCGTTGGTCACCGGCCCGAAGGTCGTCTTCGCGGACGAGCCGACGGGAGCGCTGGACTCCCTGGCGAGCGAGCAGGTGATGGCGGCCCTGGTGCACACGGCCCGGGACGCGGGCACGTCGGTGCTGCTGATCACGCACGACGCCCAGGTGGCCGCGTACGCGGACCGCGAGGTGCGGCTGAGCGACGGTGCTGTGGCGCCCGCGGGGGTGGCGGCATGA
- a CDS encoding ABC transporter permease, translating to MRADLRLAWLLTRGSDRREWWRIGLTAVGAALATGIGLAVVSLASLDGYYSVSVGSGLLDSDSDRRGVIFALGLLLIPVLGFLGQCARIGAVHRDRRLAALRLAGASPGQVRRIAALESGPACLAGSAVATVAFVPLLLALWSRPSAAAWAGIVLVAAAVPVLGAAVSALSLRRVVASPLGWVRRVRATRGPGRLFKSATWLLAATLLFLVAAPLFSDSSAFTPGPPALIVLTLLVSCTAVWLSGSSSRQLGAGLAARTRRPAVLIAAERMCEDPWAAARTHAAVLLVTVVGSGFVGVRQVLLTELHAIRREGHLAASMTYYTTGIDLTAAAILVALALVLTGLAVGTAESLATRRRGLAAQSAAGVPHGVLARALLLETALPLAPAVAVAGIGGLGIGAWYASLSTDYIAAPVPWGMLLVPVAVYACCLLAAATSLPLLRRSVRPAELRYA from the coding sequence ATGAGGGCCGATCTTCGGCTGGCCTGGCTGTTGACGCGGGGCTCCGACCGGCGGGAGTGGTGGCGGATCGGGCTGACGGCGGTCGGGGCGGCGTTGGCGACGGGCATCGGGCTCGCGGTCGTCTCGCTCGCCTCGCTGGACGGGTACTACTCCGTGTCCGTCGGATCGGGGCTGCTCGACTCCGACAGTGACCGGCGCGGAGTGATCTTCGCGTTGGGGCTGCTGCTCATCCCGGTGCTCGGGTTCCTGGGCCAGTGCGCGCGCATCGGAGCGGTGCACCGCGACCGGCGGCTGGCCGCGCTGCGGCTCGCGGGAGCCTCTCCCGGGCAGGTGCGGCGGATCGCGGCGCTGGAGTCGGGGCCGGCCTGTCTGGCCGGTTCGGCGGTGGCCACGGTCGCCTTCGTGCCGCTGCTGCTGGCTCTGTGGTCGCGCCCCTCGGCCGCGGCCTGGGCGGGCATCGTCCTGGTGGCCGCGGCCGTACCCGTGCTGGGCGCGGCCGTGAGCGCCCTGTCGCTGCGCCGGGTGGTGGCCTCCCCGCTCGGGTGGGTACGGCGGGTGCGGGCCACGCGGGGCCCGGGACGGCTGTTCAAGTCGGCGACCTGGCTGCTGGCGGCGACGCTGCTGTTCCTCGTCGCGGCCCCGCTCTTCAGCGACTCCTCCGCCTTCACCCCCGGCCCGCCGGCGCTGATCGTCCTGACGCTGCTCGTCAGCTGCACGGCGGTGTGGCTGTCCGGCTCGTCGTCCCGGCAGCTGGGCGCGGGCCTGGCCGCCCGCACCCGCCGCCCGGCGGTGCTGATCGCGGCGGAACGGATGTGCGAGGACCCGTGGGCGGCAGCCCGTACGCATGCGGCGGTACTGCTGGTGACGGTCGTGGGCTCGGGCTTCGTCGGCGTACGGCAGGTGCTGCTCACCGAGCTGCACGCCATACGCCGTGAAGGACACCTGGCCGCGAGCATGACGTATTACACGACGGGCATCGACCTGACGGCCGCCGCGATCCTGGTCGCCCTCGCGCTCGTCCTCACCGGCCTCGCCGTCGGCACCGCCGAGTCCCTCGCCACCCGGCGCCGGGGTCTGGCCGCGCAGTCCGCCGCCGGAGTACCGCACGGCGTGCTGGCCCGGGCACTGCTCCTGGAGACCGCGCTGCCGCTGGCCCCCGCGGTCGCGGTGGCGGGCATCGGCGGCCTGGGGATCGGCGCCTGGTACGCCTCGCTCAGCACGGACTACATCGCCGCGCCGGTGCCGTGGGGCATGCTCCTGGTGCCCGTCGCCGTGTACGCGTGCTGCCTGCTGGCGGCAGCCACCTCGCTCCCTCTGCTGCGCCGCTCGGTCCGCCCGGCCGAGCTGCGCTACGCATGA
- a CDS encoding HNH endonuclease yields MPHVLVLNASYEPLGVVPLRRALVLVLENKAVSLEESGAFMHSATVTVPAPSVVRLKRFVRVPYRGPVPLTRRALFARDGGRCMYCGGVATSVDHVIPRSRGGKHVWDNVVASCRRCNHVKADRHLFEIGWRLRHKPAPPTGLAWRIIGTGHRDPRWLPYLQPYGAEAAMARIDGISA; encoded by the coding sequence GTGCCGCACGTCCTGGTCCTCAACGCGTCGTACGAGCCACTCGGCGTCGTACCGCTTCGTCGCGCGCTCGTCCTCGTCCTGGAGAACAAGGCTGTCTCCCTGGAGGAATCCGGCGCCTTCATGCACAGCGCAACCGTCACAGTCCCCGCACCCAGCGTGGTCCGGCTCAAGCGATTCGTCCGGGTTCCCTATCGGGGGCCCGTTCCTCTTACCCGGCGGGCGCTCTTCGCGCGCGACGGGGGCCGGTGCATGTACTGCGGTGGCGTCGCAACCAGCGTCGACCACGTCATCCCGCGCAGCCGCGGGGGCAAACACGTCTGGGACAACGTGGTGGCGTCCTGCCGCCGCTGCAACCACGTGAAGGCCGACCGACATCTATTCGAGATCGGCTGGCGGCTGCGCCACAAACCCGCTCCACCCACCGGACTGGCCTGGCGCATCATCGGCACCGGCCATAGGGACCCGCGCTGGCTGCCGTACTTGCAGCCATACGGCGCGGAGGCCGCCATGGCCCGGATCGACGGCATTTCAGCCTGA
- a CDS encoding mechanosensitive ion channel family protein, with amino-acid sequence MSLPAVLLAAGSSPSPTPSESTTPAVPTLQDAQQSATNAASWVEQNWSTWLAIGLRVLLILVIAGVLRAVVQRAITKLIDRMTRTAQAVDGTALGGLLVNTERRRQRSQAIGSVLRSVASFAIMGTAALMILAAFQINLAPLLASAGVAGVAIGFGARNLVTDFLSGVFMILEDQYGVGDTIDAGVASGEVIEVGLRVTKLRGASGEIWYVRNGEVKRIGNLSQGWATAGVDVTVKANEELDRVKSTLDEVAEKMSAEEPWNELLWSPIEVLGLDSVLLDSMVVRVSAKTMPGKSLTVERELRWRVKRAFDAANIRIVGGATAPLDEEPVDPTAAVSAPSALSNPDSPQAAAASPLAQQRSAAPK; translated from the coding sequence GTGTCCTTGCCCGCCGTCCTACTGGCCGCCGGTTCGTCGCCGTCGCCGACTCCCTCGGAGTCGACGACCCCGGCGGTCCCCACGCTCCAGGACGCCCAGCAGAGCGCGACCAACGCCGCCAGCTGGGTCGAGCAGAACTGGTCCACCTGGCTCGCCATCGGTCTCAGGGTCCTGCTGATCCTGGTGATCGCCGGGGTGCTGAGAGCGGTCGTGCAGCGGGCGATCACCAAGCTGATAGACCGCATGACCCGCACCGCCCAGGCCGTGGACGGCACGGCGCTCGGTGGACTGCTGGTCAACACCGAGCGCCGGCGCCAGCGCTCCCAGGCGATCGGCTCGGTGCTGCGCTCGGTCGCCTCCTTCGCGATCATGGGCACCGCGGCACTGATGATCCTGGCCGCGTTCCAGATCAACCTGGCCCCGCTGCTGGCCTCCGCCGGTGTCGCGGGCGTGGCGATCGGTTTCGGCGCCCGCAACCTGGTCACGGACTTCCTCTCCGGCGTCTTCATGATCCTGGAGGACCAATACGGGGTCGGTGACACGATCGACGCGGGCGTCGCCTCCGGCGAGGTGATCGAGGTCGGCCTGCGCGTGACCAAGCTGCGCGGCGCCAGCGGCGAGATCTGGTACGTCCGCAACGGCGAGGTCAAGCGCATCGGCAACCTCTCCCAGGGCTGGGCGACGGCCGGCGTGGACGTGACCGTGAAGGCGAACGAGGAACTGGACCGGGTGAAGTCCACCCTCGACGAGGTCGCCGAGAAGATGAGCGCGGAGGAGCCCTGGAACGAGCTCCTGTGGAGCCCGATCGAGGTCCTCGGCCTGGACAGCGTGCTCCTCGACTCGATGGTGGTGCGGGTCTCCGCGAAGACCATGCCCGGCAAGTCCCTCACCGTGGAACGCGAGCTGCGCTGGCGCGTCAAGCGCGCCTTCGACGCCGCGAACATCCGCATCGTGGGCGGCGCGACGGCCCCGCTGGACGAGGAGCCCGTCGACCCGACGGCAGCGGTCTCGGCCCCCTCGGCGCTCTCCAACCCCGACTCCCCGCAGGCGGCGGCCGCATCGCCGCTCGCCCAGCAGCGCTCGGCGGCGCCCAAGTAG
- a CDS encoding ROK family transcriptional regulator has product MAGTAGTPGTPRVLRAMNDRAALDLLLEHGPLSRTRIGKLTGLSKPTASQLLARLEAAGLVLATGTTEGRPGPNAQLYEVNPAAAYAAGLDVTPERVLAAVADITGRRVGSYELATPGRRPTQPVVRQVTDALDGAVKAAGLARDDVHRLVIGTPGAFDPNTGRLRYASHLPGWHTPTLLDELAAALPMPVEYENDVNLAAVAEQRLGAARGHEDFVLLWNEGGLGAALVLGGRLHRGWTGGAGEVGFLPVPGAPLVRQVTKANSGGYQELAGSQAIPKLARRLGIEEIPTGPYAEVAATLVARAAEAHEAHESGADPHRQLLETYATHLATGLASLVSVLDPELVVLSGSSLTVGGEVLRALVQAELEELAASRPRLVVGDVREHPVLRGALESALVATRDEVFDTSR; this is encoded by the coding sequence ATGGCAGGAACAGCCGGTACGCCGGGAACCCCGCGCGTCCTGCGCGCCATGAACGACCGCGCCGCCCTGGACCTCCTCCTGGAGCACGGGCCCCTGTCCCGCACCCGGATCGGCAAGCTCACCGGCCTCTCCAAGCCGACCGCCTCCCAACTGCTCGCCCGCCTGGAGGCGGCCGGCCTCGTCCTCGCCACCGGCACCACCGAGGGACGCCCCGGCCCCAACGCCCAGCTCTACGAGGTCAATCCGGCCGCCGCGTACGCCGCCGGACTCGACGTCACCCCCGAGCGCGTCCTCGCCGCCGTCGCCGACATCACCGGCCGCAGGGTGGGGTCGTACGAACTGGCCACCCCGGGAAGGCGGCCCACCCAGCCCGTCGTCCGACAGGTCACCGACGCCCTCGACGGCGCCGTGAAGGCCGCGGGGCTCGCCCGTGACGACGTCCACCGGCTCGTCATCGGCACCCCGGGCGCCTTCGACCCCAACACCGGCCGGCTGCGCTACGCCTCCCACCTCCCGGGCTGGCACACCCCGACCCTCCTCGACGAACTCGCCGCCGCCCTCCCGATGCCGGTCGAGTACGAGAACGACGTCAACCTCGCCGCCGTCGCCGAACAACGGCTGGGCGCGGCCCGCGGGCACGAGGACTTCGTGCTGCTGTGGAACGAGGGCGGCCTCGGCGCCGCCCTGGTCCTCGGCGGGCGGCTGCACCGCGGCTGGACCGGCGGCGCGGGCGAGGTCGGCTTCCTGCCGGTGCCGGGCGCACCCCTGGTCCGGCAGGTGACCAAGGCCAACAGCGGTGGTTACCAGGAGCTGGCCGGTTCGCAGGCCATCCCCAAGCTGGCCCGCCGGCTGGGCATCGAGGAGATCCCGACCGGCCCGTACGCCGAGGTCGCCGCGACTCTCGTCGCCCGCGCCGCCGAAGCCCACGAAGCCCACGAGAGCGGTGCCGACCCGCACCGGCAGCTGCTGGAGACCTACGCGACGCACCTCGCCACCGGTCTCGCCTCCCTCGTCTCCGTCCTCGACCCGGAACTCGTCGTCCTCAGCGGCAGCTCGCTCACCGTGGGCGGCGAAGTGCTCCGCGCCCTGGTCCAGGCCGAGTTGGAGGAACTGGCCGCCTCCCGGCCCCGGCTCGTGGTCGGCGACGTCCGTGAACACCCCGTGCTGCGGGGCGCGTTGGAGAGCGCCCTGGTGGCCACCCGCGACGAGGTCTTCGACACCTCCCGCTGA
- a CDS encoding ABC transporter substrate-binding protein gives MPGISRKAALALAASASLALLATACTGQSSSGADDDASKDTTINFWHAWSAPNEVKAVNSLISGFEKAHPNIHVNVVANMTDDKINQSLRTGGDKAPDVISSFTTNNVGKFCSSGALVDLNPFFKKAGIDPETTFPKAMNEYTQFDGNRCTAPLLGDAYGLYYNKTAFAKAGIKNPPKTWSEFAADAKKLTIAQGDSYKQLGFMPDYHGWETTTEHYFGQFSPTYFDKAGKSQLATDPAFEAGFKLQKKLVDELGGFRKLETYRSKLGDEWGVKHPFHTGQVAMQLDGEWRLGMAVEAKPKFDIGVAPLPVPDDRADQYGKGYITGTITGVSAASHKQNAAWELVKYMTTDTDAVVNFSNAIHNVPSTLAALKSPKLKYDPRFKTFLDIAANPNSTTSPASINGGVYLATIQNFGYDYESGKVSDLKAGLKKTAAQIDTDIAQAK, from the coding sequence ATGCCCGGAATATCCCGGAAAGCGGCCCTCGCTCTCGCCGCCTCCGCCTCCCTCGCCCTCCTCGCCACCGCCTGTACCGGCCAGTCCTCCTCCGGCGCCGACGACGACGCCTCGAAGGACACGACCATCAACTTCTGGCACGCGTGGAGCGCGCCCAATGAAGTGAAGGCCGTCAACTCCCTGATCTCCGGCTTCGAGAAGGCGCACCCCAACATCCATGTGAACGTCGTCGCCAACATGACCGACGACAAGATCAACCAGTCGCTGCGGACGGGCGGTGACAAGGCTCCGGACGTCATCTCCTCCTTCACCACCAACAACGTCGGCAAATTCTGCTCGTCGGGTGCACTGGTCGACCTCAACCCCTTCTTCAAGAAGGCGGGGATCGACCCGGAGACGACGTTCCCGAAGGCGATGAACGAATACACCCAGTTCGACGGAAACCGCTGCACGGCGCCGTTGCTGGGTGACGCGTACGGGCTCTACTACAACAAGACGGCCTTCGCGAAGGCCGGCATCAAGAACCCGCCGAAGACCTGGTCCGAATTCGCGGCCGACGCCAAGAAGCTGACCATCGCCCAGGGCGACAGCTACAAGCAGCTCGGTTTCATGCCGGACTACCATGGCTGGGAGACGACGACCGAGCACTACTTCGGGCAGTTCTCCCCGACGTACTTCGACAAGGCCGGCAAGTCGCAGCTCGCCACCGACCCGGCTTTCGAGGCCGGATTCAAGCTCCAGAAGAAGCTCGTCGACGAACTCGGCGGTTTCAGGAAGCTGGAGACCTACCGCTCCAAGCTCGGCGACGAATGGGGTGTCAAGCACCCCTTCCACACCGGCCAGGTGGCCATGCAGCTGGACGGTGAATGGCGCCTGGGAATGGCCGTGGAAGCAAAGCCGAAGTTCGACATCGGCGTGGCCCCGCTGCCCGTCCCCGACGACCGGGCCGACCAGTACGGCAAGGGCTACATCACCGGCACCATCACCGGCGTCTCCGCCGCGAGCCATAAGCAGAACGCGGCCTGGGAGCTGGTGAAGTACATGACCACGGACACGGACGCGGTGGTGAACTTCTCCAACGCCATCCACAACGTGCCCTCGACGCTGGCCGCCCTGAAGTCCCCGAAACTGAAGTACGACCCGCGCTTCAAGACGTTCCTGGACATCGCCGCGAACCCGAACTCGACCACGTCACCGGCGTCCATCAACGGCGGCGTGTACCTCGCGACGATCCAGAACTTCGGCTACGACTACGAGAGCGGAAAGGTCAGCGACCTGAAGGCCGGCCTGAAGAAGACGGCCGCGCAGATCGACACGGACATCGCGCAGGCGAAGTAG
- a CDS encoding carbohydrate ABC transporter permease, whose translation MSTVTLASKRRKQALRTAAFMSPWLIGFAVFFAYPLISTVYFSFMHYDGFKPPTWSGTKNWTYVFEHYPFFWPALRNTLWLVLVMVTLRVLFGLGVGLLITKIKTGTGVFRTLFYLPYLAPPVAATMAFAFLLNPGTGPVNSILEKVGIPAPGWFNDPTWSKPALTLLALWGIGDLMVIFMAALLDVPQEQYEAAELDGASAWQRFRYVTLPNISPIVMFAVVTGVIQTMQYYTQPLIAGKVASGVIQGAGTQFEPGYPEKSTLTLPQLVYNLGFQRFDYGSACVVALVLFALSMVFTAFLMRRRGGLNLAGD comes from the coding sequence ATGAGCACCGTCACCCTGGCGTCGAAGCGCAGGAAGCAGGCCCTGCGCACGGCCGCCTTCATGTCGCCCTGGTTGATCGGCTTCGCTGTCTTCTTCGCGTATCCGCTGATCTCGACGGTCTATTTCTCCTTCATGCACTACGACGGCTTCAAACCGCCGACGTGGAGCGGGACGAAGAACTGGACGTACGTCTTCGAGCACTATCCCTTCTTCTGGCCGGCCCTGCGCAACACCCTGTGGCTGGTCCTGGTCATGGTGACCCTGAGGGTCCTCTTCGGTCTCGGGGTCGGCCTTCTGATCACCAAGATAAAGACGGGTACGGGGGTCTTCCGCACCCTCTTCTATCTGCCCTATCTCGCCCCGCCGGTGGCCGCCACGATGGCGTTCGCATTCCTTCTCAACCCCGGTACGGGCCCGGTCAATTCGATCCTCGAAAAGGTCGGCATTCCGGCCCCGGGCTGGTTCAACGACCCCACCTGGTCCAAGCCCGCCCTCACCCTGCTCGCCCTGTGGGGCATCGGCGACCTGATGGTCATCTTCATGGCCGCACTGCTCGACGTGCCCCAGGAGCAGTACGAGGCCGCGGAGCTGGACGGCGCGTCGGCGTGGCAGCGGTTCCGGTACGTGACGCTGCCGAACATCTCGCCGATCGTGATGTTCGCCGTCGTCACCGGCGTGATCCAGACGATGCAGTACTACACACAGCCGCTCATCGCCGGAAAGGTCGCCTCGGGCGTGATCCAGGGCGCGGGCACCCAGTTCGAGCCCGGCTACCCGGAGAAGTCGACCCTCACCCTCCCCCAGCTCGTCTACAACCTCGGCTTCCAACGCTTCGACTACGGCTCCGCGTGTGTCGTCGCCCTGGTCCTTTTCGCCCTGTCCATGGTGTTCACCGCGTTCCTGATGCGGCGCCGGGGCGGTCTCAACCTGGCAGGTGACTGA
- a CDS encoding carbohydrate ABC transporter permease — MAQVLDKPVRLKAPVSPAERTARRRSLLEWVAIHSLGVAAALFFVLPFVFVFLTSLMSDTQALSRDLIPHTWEWSNYKKVFDTPGFLTWWKNTLIYAGLGTVLTVVSSIPVAYALAKFRFRGRSLSLMLVISMMMLPPQVIIIPMYLFWAKQLDLSGTLWPLIIPMAFGDAFSIFLLRQFLMTIPNEYIDAAKVDGCGDFRTLLKVVLPMAKPGIAAVGLFQFFYAWNDYFGPQIYASENPGAWTLSYGLESFKGAHHTDWNLTMAATVLVMAPVILVFFFAQKAFVEGVTLTGVKG, encoded by the coding sequence ATGGCCCAAGTACTGGACAAACCCGTGCGGTTGAAGGCACCCGTCTCCCCCGCCGAGCGCACGGCCCGCCGCCGGTCGCTCCTGGAGTGGGTGGCGATCCACTCCCTCGGCGTGGCGGCGGCGCTCTTCTTCGTGCTGCCCTTCGTGTTCGTGTTCCTGACCTCGCTGATGAGCGACACCCAGGCACTCAGCCGGGACCTGATCCCGCACACCTGGGAGTGGTCCAACTACAAGAAGGTCTTCGACACCCCGGGCTTTCTGACCTGGTGGAAGAACACGCTGATCTACGCGGGCCTTGGCACGGTCCTCACCGTGGTGTCGTCGATCCCGGTGGCCTACGCGCTCGCCAAGTTCCGCTTCCGGGGCCGCAGTCTGTCGCTCATGCTGGTGATCTCGATGATGATGCTGCCGCCGCAGGTGATCATCATCCCGATGTACCTGTTCTGGGCGAAGCAGCTGGACCTGTCGGGCACCCTGTGGCCGCTGATCATCCCGATGGCGTTCGGTGACGCGTTCTCCATCTTCCTGCTGCGCCAGTTCCTGATGACCATCCCGAACGAGTACATCGACGCGGCGAAGGTGGACGGCTGCGGCGACTTCAGGACCCTCCTGAAGGTCGTCCTGCCCATGGCCAAGCCGGGCATCGCGGCCGTGGGCCTCTTCCAGTTCTTCTACGCCTGGAACGACTACTTCGGCCCGCAGATCTACGCCTCGGAGAACCCGGGCGCCTGGACCCTCTCCTACGGCCTGGAGTCCTTCAAGGGCGCCCACCACACCGACTGGAACCTCACCATGGCCGCGACCGTGCTGGTCATGGCCCCCGTGATCCTCGTCTTCTTCTTCGCGCAGAAGGCATTCGTCGAGGGCGTCACGCTCACCGGAGTGAAGGGTTAA